Proteins encoded within one genomic window of Jiangella mangrovi:
- a CDS encoding isochorismatase family protein produces MKRALIVVDVQNDFCEGGSLAVAGGADVAFGIAEVLKAWTDGDPWERRYDYVVATRDHHIDPGDHFSDSPDYIDSWPRHCVAGTDGMAFHPNLDPQPFDAVFDKGHYQAAYSGFEGSSHDDVALADWLRAHEVDTVEIAGLTTDHCVRATAVDAARAGLATTVLLHLTAGVAPGTTAAALDAMRAAGVRLEGEPILR; encoded by the coding sequence ATGAAGCGCGCACTCATCGTCGTCGACGTGCAGAACGACTTCTGCGAGGGTGGCAGCCTCGCCGTCGCGGGCGGCGCCGACGTCGCGTTCGGCATCGCCGAGGTGCTCAAGGCCTGGACCGACGGTGACCCGTGGGAGCGACGCTACGACTACGTCGTCGCCACCCGCGACCACCACATCGACCCCGGCGACCACTTCTCCGACTCCCCCGACTACATCGACAGCTGGCCGCGGCACTGCGTGGCCGGCACCGACGGCATGGCCTTCCACCCCAACCTCGACCCGCAGCCGTTCGACGCCGTCTTCGACAAGGGCCACTACCAGGCGGCCTACTCCGGCTTCGAGGGCTCGTCGCACGACGACGTCGCCCTGGCCGACTGGCTGCGCGCCCACGAGGTCGACACCGTCGAGATCGCCGGCCTCACCACCGACCACTGCGTCCGCGCGACCGCCGTCGACGCCGCCCGGGCCGGTCTGGCGACGACGGTCCTGCTGCACCTGACCGCCGGGGTGGCTCCGGGGACGACGGCGGCGGCGCTCGATGCGATGCGGGCGGCCGGCGTGCGGCTCGAGGGCGAGCCGATCCTCCGCTGA
- a CDS encoding nicotinate phosphoribosyltransferase, translated as MLQAALARGTAGRRSVFEVFARRLPGGRRYGVVGGTGRLLDAIERFSFDDDALVFLEQQNVVDGATLAWLSDYRFSGDVWGYGEGETYFPNSPLLVVESTFAEAVVLETLALSVLNFDSAVATAASRMTTAAGARPCIEMGSRRTHEQAAVAAARAAYIAGFTTTSNLEAGRTYGVPTAGTSAHSFTLLHDTERDAFTAQVDSLGKGTTLLVDTYDVDEAVRLGVEIAGPELGAVRLDSGDLLSLATEVRALLDSLGARDTRIVVTSDLDEHAIAALAAAPVDAYGVGTRLVTGSGSPTAGMVYKLVAREDDDGTMVSVEKKSPDKISHGGRKFALRRRNRRGVAEAEVVGVGRQPVDDGNDRPLLIPLVRGGETIGREPLTSARERHERSRAELPPTALQLSRGEPAIPTRWEDRS; from the coding sequence ATGCTGCAGGCGGCGCTCGCTCGGGGCACCGCCGGACGGCGGTCGGTGTTCGAGGTGTTCGCCAGACGCTTACCCGGCGGTCGCCGGTACGGCGTGGTCGGCGGGACCGGCCGGCTGCTGGACGCGATCGAACGGTTCTCGTTCGACGACGACGCACTGGTGTTCCTCGAGCAGCAGAACGTCGTCGACGGTGCCACGCTCGCCTGGTTGTCCGATTACCGGTTCAGCGGCGACGTCTGGGGCTACGGCGAGGGCGAGACGTACTTCCCGAACTCGCCACTGCTGGTCGTCGAGTCGACGTTCGCCGAGGCCGTCGTGCTCGAGACCCTGGCGCTGTCGGTGCTGAACTTCGACTCCGCGGTCGCGACGGCGGCCTCACGGATGACGACGGCGGCAGGCGCGCGGCCGTGCATCGAGATGGGGTCGCGGCGCACCCACGAGCAGGCGGCCGTCGCCGCGGCGCGGGCCGCCTACATCGCGGGCTTCACCACCACCAGCAACCTCGAGGCCGGCCGCACGTACGGCGTTCCCACGGCCGGGACCAGCGCGCACTCGTTCACGCTGCTGCACGACACCGAGCGCGACGCGTTCACCGCCCAGGTCGACTCTCTGGGCAAGGGCACGACCTTGCTGGTCGACACCTATGACGTCGACGAGGCGGTCCGGCTGGGCGTCGAGATCGCCGGACCCGAGCTGGGCGCCGTGCGGCTGGACTCCGGCGACCTGCTGTCCCTGGCGACGGAGGTGCGCGCGCTCCTCGACTCCCTCGGCGCCCGCGACACCCGCATCGTCGTCACCAGCGACCTCGACGAGCACGCCATCGCCGCGCTGGCCGCCGCCCCCGTCGACGCGTACGGCGTGGGCACCCGGCTGGTGACGGGGTCCGGCTCGCCCACCGCGGGCATGGTCTACAAGCTCGTGGCCCGCGAGGACGACGACGGCACCATGGTCTCGGTCGAGAAGAAGAGCCCCGACAAGATCAGCCATGGCGGCCGCAAGTTCGCGCTGCGCCGCCGCAACCGCCGCGGGGTTGCCGAGGCCGAGGTCGTCGGCGTGGGTCGCCAACCGGTCGACGACGGCAACGACCGACCTCTGCTCATCCCCCTCGTCCGCGGCGGCGAGACCATCGGCCGCGAGCCGCTGACCAGCGCCCGCGAGCGGCACGAGCGCTCCCGCGCCGAGCTTCCCCCCACCGCGCTGCAGCTCTCGCGCGGTGAGCCCGCCATCCCGACCCGCTGGGAGGACCGCTCATGA
- the clpS gene encoding ATP-dependent Clp protease adapter ClpS — protein MTAPVEIERPEAEEVPKADVPWVTVVWNDPVNLMSYVTYVFQAYFAYPKTKAEKLMLDVHEKGKAVVSSGTREEMERDVEAMHSYGLWATLQKAGDRV, from the coding sequence ATGACCGCACCCGTCGAGATCGAGCGCCCGGAGGCCGAGGAGGTCCCCAAGGCCGACGTGCCCTGGGTCACCGTGGTGTGGAACGACCCGGTCAACCTCATGTCGTATGTCACCTACGTCTTTCAGGCATACTTCGCGTATCCGAAGACCAAGGCCGAGAAGCTGATGCTCGACGTGCACGAGAAGGGGAAGGCGGTCGTGTCCTCCGGCACGCGTGAAGAGATGGAGCGCGACGTCGAGGCGATGCACTCCTACGGTTTGTGGGCCACGCTGCAGAAGGCGGGGGACCGAGTCTGA
- a CDS encoding DUF2017 family protein: MGHAAEGGGPSLSTAFRRARGGVVAASFHVVEVELLRSLVGQLLELVRDDPADLKAGDRWAAELGLADEGAPSRPTDPVLLRLFPDGYREDAEAASDFRRFTERGLRDRKAATAATVLASLATADGAGLSEKEREKIRIELDADESEAWLRTLTDLRLALGTRLGVAESDEDDWLRLDENDPRRHVHDVYDWLGWVQETLVRTLSSALD, encoded by the coding sequence GTGGGCCACGCTGCAGAAGGCGGGGGACCGAGTCTGAGCACCGCGTTCCGTCGAGCTCGCGGAGGCGTCGTCGCCGCGTCGTTCCACGTCGTCGAGGTCGAGTTGCTGCGCTCCCTCGTGGGCCAGCTGCTCGAGCTGGTGCGCGACGACCCCGCCGACCTCAAGGCCGGCGACCGCTGGGCCGCCGAGCTCGGCCTCGCCGACGAGGGCGCCCCGTCGCGGCCGACCGACCCGGTGCTGCTCCGCCTCTTCCCCGACGGCTACCGCGAGGACGCCGAGGCCGCCTCCGACTTCCGCCGGTTCACCGAGCGCGGCCTGCGCGACCGCAAGGCGGCGACGGCGGCGACGGTGCTCGCCTCGCTGGCCACGGCCGACGGTGCCGGGCTGTCGGAGAAGGAACGCGAGAAGATCCGCATCGAGCTCGACGCCGACGAGTCCGAGGCCTGGCTGCGAACGTTGACCGACCTGCGGCTGGCCCTGGGGACGCGACTCGGCGTCGCCGAGAGCGACGAGGACGACTGGCTCCGCCTCGACGAGAACGACCCCCGGCGTCACGTCCACGACGTCTACGACTGGCTCGGCTGGGTCCAGGAGACGCTGGTCCGGACCCTGTCGTCGGCGCTGGACTGA
- a CDS encoding M67 family metallopeptidase, which produces MATVLSIRRDLVDAIVEHARRDHPDEACGVIAGPEGSDRPERLIPMLNAARSPTFYEFDSMDLLRLYRELDDNDEVPVVIYHSHTATEAYPSRTDIAYANEPGAHYVLVSTREPDTYEFRSFRIVDGVVTEEEVQVTDGE; this is translated from the coding sequence CTGGCAACCGTGCTGAGCATCCGCCGTGACCTCGTCGACGCCATCGTGGAGCATGCCCGCAGGGATCACCCGGACGAGGCGTGCGGTGTGATCGCCGGGCCGGAGGGCAGCGACCGGCCGGAGCGGCTCATCCCGATGCTCAACGCGGCGAGGTCGCCGACGTTCTACGAGTTCGACTCGATGGACCTGCTGCGCCTCTATCGCGAGCTGGACGACAACGACGAGGTGCCCGTCGTCATCTATCACTCGCACACGGCCACCGAGGCGTACCCGTCGCGCACGGACATCGCGTACGCGAACGAGCCGGGCGCGCACTACGTCCTCGTCTCCACCCGCGAGCCCGACACCTACGAGTTCCGGTCGTTCCGGATCGTGGACGGCGTGGTGACCGAGGAAGAGGTGCAGGTCACCGATGGGGAATGA
- a CDS encoding MoaD/ThiS family protein, whose translation MAVEVRIPTILRQYTGGAKTVEGAGDTLAALIDDLESRHPGLRDRLVENGSLRRFVNVYVNDEDVRFLGAEKTPLNDGDSVTVLPAVAGGAR comes from the coding sequence ATGGCCGTCGAGGTCCGCATCCCCACGATCCTGCGCCAGTACACCGGCGGCGCGAAGACCGTCGAGGGCGCCGGCGACACGCTGGCCGCGCTCATCGACGACCTCGAGAGCCGGCACCCGGGGCTGCGCGACCGCCTGGTCGAGAACGGCTCGTTGCGCCGGTTCGTCAACGTGTACGTCAACGACGAGGACGTGCGCTTCCTCGGCGCCGAGAAGACACCCCTGAACGACGGCGACAGCGTGACGGTCCTGCCGGCGGTCGCCGGCGGCGCGCGCTGA
- a CDS encoding PLP-dependent cysteine synthase family protein, translated as MRYDSLLDSLGRTPLVGLPKLSPSPQVRLWAKLEDRNPTGSVKDRPALRMIEAAEADGRLTPGATLLEPTSGNTGIALAMAAKLKGYRMVCVMPENTSEERRQLLRMWGAEIIPSPAAGGSNEAVRVAKELATQHPDWVMLYQYGNPGNALAHYEATGPELLEDLPEITHFVAGLGTTGTLMGVGRYLREKLPDVQVVAAEPRYGELVYGLRNLDEGFVPELYDETVLTSRFSVGPHDAVQRTRQLLELEGIFAGISTGAVLHAALGIARKAVDAGQRADIAFIVADGGWKYLSTGAYEGTVDEAEDRLDGQLWA; from the coding sequence ATGCGCTACGACTCCCTGCTCGACTCCCTCGGCCGGACGCCGCTGGTCGGGCTGCCGAAGCTGTCGCCGTCGCCGCAGGTCAGGCTCTGGGCCAAGCTCGAGGACCGCAACCCGACCGGCTCGGTCAAGGATCGCCCGGCGCTGCGGATGATCGAGGCCGCCGAGGCCGACGGACGGCTGACGCCGGGCGCCACGCTGCTCGAGCCGACGTCGGGCAACACCGGCATCGCGCTGGCCATGGCGGCGAAGCTCAAGGGCTATCGCATGGTCTGCGTCATGCCCGAGAACACGTCCGAGGAACGGCGTCAGCTGCTGCGCATGTGGGGTGCCGAGATCATCCCGTCGCCGGCCGCGGGCGGCTCCAACGAGGCCGTCCGCGTCGCGAAAGAGCTCGCAACACAGCACCCGGACTGGGTCATGCTCTACCAGTACGGCAACCCCGGCAACGCGCTCGCGCACTACGAGGCCACCGGCCCGGAGCTGCTCGAGGACCTGCCCGAGATCACCCACTTCGTCGCGGGCCTGGGCACGACGGGGACGCTCATGGGCGTCGGGCGGTACCTGCGCGAGAAGCTGCCCGACGTGCAGGTCGTCGCCGCGGAGCCGCGCTACGGCGAGCTCGTCTACGGCCTGCGCAACCTCGACGAGGGGTTCGTGCCGGAGCTGTACGACGAGACGGTGCTGACGTCGCGCTTCTCGGTCGGCCCGCACGACGCCGTCCAGCGCACGCGGCAGCTGCTCGAGCTCGAGGGCATCTTCGCCGGCATCTCCACGGGCGCCGTCCTGCACGCCGCCCTCGGCATCGCCCGCAAGGCCGTCGACGCGGGGCAGCGGGCCGACATCGCGTTCATCGTCGCCGACGGCGGCTGGAAGTACCTGTCGACCGGAGCGTACGAGGGCACCGTCGACGAGGCCGAGGACCGCCTCGACGGCCAGCTCTGGGCCTGA
- a CDS encoding dihydrofolate reductase family protein: MRELVYYIGQSIDGFIAGPGDEVEFFPMSDEYTTWMFSQYGDALPSHARQFGRIDGVPNSRFDTVVMGRRTYQPALDVGVTSPYAHLRQYVVSRSLESPDPAVTIVDGDPLEFVRGLKAEDSSLDIYLAGGAGLAGAVLPEIDRMVVKQYPMVAGSGVPLFTTGFAPVAFELTDVQTFGSGHVVLDYRRA, translated from the coding sequence ATGCGTGAGCTGGTCTACTACATCGGTCAGTCCATCGACGGCTTCATCGCGGGTCCGGGCGACGAGGTCGAGTTCTTCCCGATGTCCGACGAGTACACGACCTGGATGTTCTCGCAGTACGGCGACGCCCTGCCGAGTCACGCCCGCCAGTTCGGCCGCATCGACGGCGTCCCGAACTCGCGCTTCGACACCGTCGTCATGGGCCGGCGCACCTACCAGCCGGCGCTCGACGTGGGCGTCACCAGCCCGTACGCGCACCTGCGGCAGTACGTCGTCTCGCGGTCGCTCGAGTCGCCCGATCCCGCCGTCACCATCGTCGACGGCGACCCGCTCGAGTTCGTGCGCGGGCTGAAGGCCGAGGACTCGTCGCTGGACATCTACCTGGCCGGAGGCGCCGGGCTGGCCGGTGCGGTGCTGCCGGAGATCGACCGCATGGTGGTCAAGCAGTACCCCATGGTCGCCGGGTCCGGGGTGCCACTGTTCACGACGGGGTTCGCTCCGGTCGCGTTCGAGCTCACCGACGTGCAGACGTTCGGCAGCGGCCACGTCGTCCTCGACTACCGCCGGGCGTAA
- the murI gene encoding glutamate racemase, translating to MNDAPIGIFDSGVGGLTVARAVLDQLPHEPVLYVGDTARGPYGPRPIAQVREYALDVMDTLVHEGVKMLVIACNSASSAVLRDARERYDIPVVEVIQPAVRRAVAATRNNTVGVIATRATVTSRAYEDSFAAAPHLSITTQACPRFVEFVEAGITHGPELESVAREYLQPVRDAGVDTLVLGCTHYPLLTGVVSYVMGEAVTLVSSAEETAKDVYRTLVDHRLMRDDALPPPTHQFRSTGDARPFRELGRRFLGPEIASVEETSELPVVGRNLVVGS from the coding sequence ATGAACGACGCACCGATCGGGATCTTCGACAGCGGAGTGGGCGGTCTGACGGTCGCCCGGGCCGTGCTCGACCAGCTCCCGCACGAGCCCGTCCTGTACGTCGGCGACACCGCGCGCGGACCGTACGGGCCGCGGCCCATCGCGCAGGTGCGTGAGTATGCCCTCGACGTCATGGACACCCTTGTCCACGAGGGCGTGAAGATGCTGGTCATCGCGTGCAACTCGGCCAGCAGCGCGGTCCTGCGCGACGCCCGCGAGCGCTACGACATCCCCGTCGTCGAGGTCATCCAGCCGGCCGTGCGCCGCGCCGTCGCCGCCACCCGCAACAACACCGTCGGCGTCATCGCCACCCGCGCCACCGTCACGTCGCGCGCCTACGAGGACTCCTTCGCCGCCGCGCCGCACCTCTCCATCACGACGCAGGCCTGCCCCCGCTTCGTCGAGTTCGTCGAGGCCGGCATCACCCACGGCCCGGAGCTCGAGTCCGTCGCCCGCGAGTACCTGCAGCCTGTGCGCGACGCGGGCGTCGACACCCTGGTCCTCGGCTGCACCCACTACCCGCTGCTCACCGGCGTCGTCTCGTACGTCATGGGCGAGGCGGTCACGCTGGTCAGCAGCGCCGAGGAGACCGCGAAGGACGTCTACCGCACGCTCGTCGACCACCGCCTCATGCGCGACGACGCGCTGCCGCCGCCCACGCACCAGTTCCGCTCCACCGGCGACGCGCGGCCGTTCCGCGAGCTGGGCCGCCGGTTCCTCGGCCCCGAGATCGCGTCGGTCGAAGAGACGTCGGAGCTGCCGGTCGTGGGCCGCAACCTGGTGGTCGGGTCTTGA
- a CDS encoding MBL fold metallo-hydrolase, translating to MRLTVLGCSGSMPGPDSPASGYLVEAGGARLVLDLGNGALGPLQRLVGVAGLAELDAVVLSHLHPDHCMDLCGLYVALRYGVPSSRRVPVYGPDETAERMAAAYGKEQDPGLSGEFDFRTYPASPAEAIAVGSLTVRVVRVEHPVPAYAVRVEHEGRSLVYSGDTAATPALVDLARGADLLLCEAAYTDGADNPPGIHLTGREAGEHAAAAGARRLVVTHVPPWGDPRRAAEHASAVYDGPVELAAPGGHWEV from the coding sequence TTGAGGCTCACCGTCCTGGGGTGCTCGGGGTCGATGCCCGGGCCGGACTCGCCCGCGTCCGGCTACCTGGTCGAGGCGGGCGGCGCGCGGCTGGTGCTCGACCTCGGCAACGGCGCGCTCGGCCCGCTGCAGCGGCTCGTGGGCGTGGCCGGACTGGCCGAGCTGGATGCCGTCGTCCTCAGCCACCTGCACCCGGACCACTGCATGGACCTGTGCGGGCTCTACGTCGCGCTGCGCTACGGGGTGCCGTCATCGCGGCGGGTCCCGGTGTACGGGCCGGACGAGACCGCCGAGCGCATGGCCGCCGCCTACGGCAAGGAGCAGGACCCCGGGCTGTCCGGCGAGTTCGACTTCCGGACCTACCCCGCCTCCCCGGCCGAAGCGATCGCCGTCGGCTCCCTGACGGTGCGGGTCGTGCGGGTCGAGCACCCCGTCCCCGCGTACGCCGTCCGCGTCGAGCACGAGGGGCGGTCGCTGGTCTACTCCGGCGACACCGCGGCCACGCCCGCGCTGGTCGACCTGGCCCGCGGCGCCGACCTGCTGCTCTGCGAGGCCGCCTACACCGACGGCGCCGACAACCCGCCCGGCATCCACCTGACCGGGCGCGAGGCCGGCGAGCACGCCGCCGCCGCCGGGGCCCGTCGACTCGTCGTCACGCACGTGCCACCATGGGGCGACCCGCGGCGTGCGGCCGAGCACGCGAGCGCGGTCTACGACGGCCCGGTGGAGCTCGCCGCGCCGGGGGGACACTGGGAGGTCTGA
- a CDS encoding PIG-L deacetylase family protein produces the protein MTDNTVAPEQPEDAEAFVPPFPVPTTPLEPLPEDWDRALVIAAHPDDVEYGAAAAIARWTAQGKQIVYCMVTSGEAGIDTMPPEQTGPLREKEERDAAAVVGVDVVEFLGYPDGVVEYGLPLRRDVARVIRRHRPDIVITGNFHETFGPGMLNQADHIATGKAVLDGARDAGNRWVFTELLDEGLEPWNKVRAIWAAGSLEAAHGVDITDTFELGVRSLEAHAGYLGALPGHPEPRDFLGMFARMTGPRLGVQYGSIFEVYPLMLY, from the coding sequence ATGACGGACAACACGGTCGCGCCCGAACAGCCGGAGGACGCGGAGGCGTTCGTGCCGCCCTTCCCGGTCCCGACGACGCCGCTCGAGCCGCTGCCCGAGGACTGGGACCGCGCGCTGGTCATCGCCGCGCACCCCGACGACGTCGAGTACGGCGCCGCCGCGGCCATCGCGCGGTGGACGGCGCAGGGCAAGCAGATCGTGTACTGCATGGTCACCAGCGGCGAGGCCGGCATCGACACCATGCCGCCGGAGCAGACCGGGCCGCTGCGCGAGAAGGAGGAGCGCGACGCCGCCGCCGTCGTCGGCGTCGACGTGGTCGAGTTCCTCGGCTATCCCGACGGCGTCGTCGAGTACGGCCTGCCGCTGCGCCGCGACGTCGCCCGGGTCATCCGCCGCCACCGTCCCGACATCGTCATCACCGGCAACTTCCACGAGACCTTCGGCCCCGGCATGCTCAACCAGGCCGACCACATCGCCACCGGCAAGGCCGTGCTCGACGGCGCCCGCGACGCCGGCAACCGCTGGGTCTTCACCGAGCTGCTCGACGAGGGCCTCGAGCCGTGGAACAAGGTCCGCGCCATCTGGGCGGCCGGCTCGCTCGAGGCGGCCCACGGCGTCGACATCACCGACACGTTCGAGCTGGGCGTGCGCTCGCTCGAGGCGCACGCCGGCTACCTCGGCGCGCTGCCCGGCCACCCGGAGCCGCGCGACTTCCTCGGCATGTTCGCGCGGATGACCGGCCCGCGGCTGGGCGTCCAGTACGGGTCGATCTTCGAGGTCTACCCGCTGATGCTCTACTGA
- a CDS encoding class E sortase: MERRAAPKHRRSSGSRAPGRRRTLFTVAGIAGEVLLTVGALVLLFVVYTFWGTGLQTAAAQDDLRDQFEQHLLARADEPAGSDTGAQTETDAQTEPEPLELGDAYGILRIPRFGDDWERIVVEGTEPGDLEDGPGHYVDSVDPGRLGNFAVAAHRSGHGEPFARFAELREGDVVEIETVEGVFRYELDDAPDGDDDGNVIESTELWVVDPVPGEPDDTEPTEARLTLTTCWPRWGSEKRMFATGVLVDEQPRTQ; encoded by the coding sequence GTGGAGCGCAGGGCGGCGCCGAAGCACCGCCGGTCGTCCGGGTCGCGGGCGCCCGGCCGGCGCCGCACGCTGTTCACCGTCGCCGGTATCGCCGGCGAGGTCCTGCTCACCGTCGGCGCGCTGGTGCTGCTGTTCGTCGTCTACACGTTCTGGGGCACCGGGCTGCAGACGGCGGCCGCCCAGGACGACCTGCGCGACCAGTTCGAGCAGCACCTGCTCGCCCGCGCCGACGAGCCGGCAGGCAGCGACACCGGCGCCCAGACGGAGACCGATGCGCAGACGGAGCCCGAACCTCTCGAGCTCGGCGACGCCTACGGGATCCTGCGCATCCCGCGCTTCGGCGACGACTGGGAGCGCATCGTCGTCGAGGGCACCGAGCCCGGCGACCTCGAGGACGGCCCCGGGCACTACGTCGACAGCGTCGACCCCGGCCGGCTGGGCAACTTCGCCGTCGCAGCACACCGGTCCGGGCACGGCGAGCCGTTCGCGCGCTTCGCCGAGCTGCGCGAGGGCGACGTGGTCGAGATCGAGACCGTCGAGGGCGTGTTCCGGTACGAGCTCGACGACGCACCGGACGGGGACGACGACGGCAACGTCATCGAGTCGACGGAGCTGTGGGTCGTCGACCCCGTCCCCGGCGAGCCCGACGACACCGAGCCCACCGAGGCCCGGCTGACGCTGACGACGTGCTGGCCGCGGTGGGGGTCGGAGAAGCGGATGTTCGCGACCGGTGTGCTGGTGGACGAGCAGCCGCGGACTCAGTAG
- a CDS encoding GAF domain-containing protein — MSRPQQDADLAVQAQAQADALASVVEDLAGKFSLRPLLDRILRRSVELLGADAGSICSVDETAGVYRKEADFGIACQSGRSFPLSEGMTGAVVAARGPLMFDEYTQVPGGHVAPADRATLHGVIGVPIAWRGAVIGACIVFSRDPERRFTDDDARLLELFAKHAAIAIVNARMHEQLEERTRAEATAAERERLVREVHDSVAQGLAAVLVHLEGVTTEGPDGGQLAAAREAARGALAESRRTALGLPPSLLEGHSLEEAVGVEVAWARATGNLDAKLVVAGQPAPLTSEVAHQAFRIAQEALTNIVQHAGAASARVGIVYGTDGLVLMVQDDGRGFDRTTDSGHGFGLRGIVARARTYGGTVDVESTPGWGTQIRASLPYQPGGDGGPDATGSRATHRLRVLVVDDQPVTRAGLVRLLTAAEPGVQVVAEIDRPHALLDAYRLLQPDVVLVDAYLGGHDGVECTRQLVAEDAGAAVVLMGARSGDPLIGQALRAGARGCVGPDADGPELARAVLAAAHGGITLSASVRDGLPGPTQPGPDGAALTVREREVRDLLERGLRDKQIAERLNISVKTVEKHVGAVLRKTGASSRTEVAARGAAR, encoded by the coding sequence GTGAGCCGACCACAGCAGGACGCCGACCTGGCCGTTCAGGCCCAGGCGCAGGCCGACGCGCTCGCGTCCGTCGTCGAGGACCTGGCCGGGAAGTTCTCGCTTCGCCCGCTGCTCGACCGCATCCTGCGCCGCTCGGTGGAGCTCCTCGGCGCGGACGCCGGCTCGATCTGCAGCGTCGACGAGACCGCGGGCGTGTACCGCAAGGAGGCCGACTTCGGCATCGCCTGCCAGTCCGGCCGCAGCTTCCCGCTCTCCGAGGGCATGACCGGCGCCGTCGTCGCCGCGCGCGGCCCGCTCATGTTCGACGAGTACACGCAGGTCCCCGGCGGCCACGTGGCGCCGGCCGACCGGGCGACGCTGCACGGGGTCATCGGGGTGCCGATCGCCTGGCGCGGCGCGGTCATCGGCGCGTGCATCGTGTTCAGCCGCGACCCGGAGCGCAGGTTCACCGACGACGACGCGCGGCTGCTCGAGCTGTTCGCCAAGCATGCCGCCATCGCGATCGTCAACGCGCGCATGCACGAGCAGCTCGAGGAGCGTACCCGCGCCGAGGCCACGGCCGCCGAGCGCGAGCGGCTGGTCCGCGAGGTCCACGACAGCGTCGCGCAGGGGCTGGCCGCCGTGCTCGTCCACCTCGAGGGCGTCACGACCGAGGGGCCCGACGGCGGGCAACTGGCGGCAGCGCGCGAGGCGGCCCGCGGGGCGCTGGCGGAGTCGCGGCGGACGGCGCTGGGGCTGCCACCGTCGCTGCTCGAAGGGCACTCGCTCGAGGAGGCCGTCGGGGTCGAGGTCGCGTGGGCCCGCGCCACCGGCAACCTCGACGCCAAGCTGGTCGTCGCCGGGCAGCCGGCGCCGCTGACCTCCGAGGTCGCGCACCAGGCGTTCCGCATCGCCCAAGAGGCGCTCACCAACATCGTCCAGCACGCCGGGGCGGCGTCGGCGCGGGTCGGCATCGTCTACGGCACCGACGGGCTCGTGCTCATGGTGCAGGACGACGGCCGCGGCTTCGACCGGACGACGGACTCCGGCCACGGGTTCGGGCTGCGGGGCATCGTCGCCCGGGCGCGGACGTACGGCGGCACCGTCGACGTCGAGTCGACCCCGGGCTGGGGGACGCAGATCCGCGCGAGCCTGCCGTACCAGCCGGGCGGCGACGGCGGCCCCGACGCGACCGGGAGCCGCGCCACGCACCGGCTGCGCGTCCTCGTCGTCGACGACCAGCCGGTCACGCGGGCCGGGCTGGTCCGGCTGCTCACGGCCGCCGAGCCCGGCGTGCAGGTGGTCGCCGAGATCGACCGCCCGCACGCGCTGCTCGACGCGTACCGGCTGCTGCAGCCCGACGTCGTGCTGGTCGACGCCTACCTCGGGGGTCACGACGGCGTCGAGTGCACCCGGCAGCTGGTCGCCGAGGACGCCGGCGCGGCGGTCGTGCTCATGGGGGCGCGCTCCGGCGACCCGCTCATCGGGCAGGCGCTGCGGGCCGGCGCGCGCGGCTGCGTGGGGCCCGACGCCGACGGTCCGGAGCTGGCCCGCGCCGTGCTGGCGGCGGCGCACGGCGGCATCACGCTCTCGGCCAGCGTCCGCGACGGCCTGCCTGGGCCCACGCAGCCCGGGCCCGACGGCGCCGCCCTCACCGTCCGCGAGCGCGAGGTCCGCGATCTGCTCGAACGCGGGCTGCGCGACAAGCAGATCGCCGAGCGGCTGAACATCTCCGTCAAGACCGTCGAGAAGCACGTCGGCGCCGTCCTGCGCAAGACCGGCGCCAGCAGCCGCACCGAGGTCGCCGCCCGCGGCGCCGCACGCTGA